In one Chitinophaga sancti genomic region, the following are encoded:
- a CDS encoding serine hydrolase: protein MQTINYLPPNSFLESLLRSQASRLGPVFSDPERYQLQIIYTRIDRDDQNQPHCRDFTYRLDDHAYFYPASTIKLAAAALALEKLNDLAIPGLDRHTPMLTDSLPGATPAAFTDATSPSGLPSIGNYIKKILLVSDNDAFNRLYEFIGQESFNKELWAKGYPGVQVLHRLGVTGISPEKNRYTNAIIFRRGRKVIWQQPIQYSPLSFSTRNDKMGKAYYNEEKKLIQAPMDASLKNRVSLSDLHKILKSIIFPDLVTKSQRFRLKEDDYGFLYRCMSAQPEESERPTYDPAAFHHNYVKFLLFGAEKNNRISGDVRSFNKPGWAYGTLTDIAYIADFSHQVEFMLSTTVYVNDNNGILSDENYQFKQIGEPFMQALGELIYNYERQRQRAYSPDLSRFTIDYSKKAF from the coding sequence ATGCAAACCATCAATTACCTTCCTCCCAACTCTTTTTTGGAATCTTTATTAAGATCACAGGCAAGCCGCCTTGGCCCTGTATTTTCGGACCCAGAACGGTATCAATTACAAATTATTTATACCAGGATCGACCGGGATGACCAAAATCAGCCTCATTGCAGGGATTTCACCTACAGACTGGATGATCATGCATATTTTTACCCAGCCTCTACCATAAAGCTCGCAGCTGCAGCCCTGGCCCTGGAAAAGCTGAACGACCTTGCTATTCCGGGCCTGGACCGGCATACCCCCATGCTCACCGATAGTTTGCCCGGTGCTACTCCTGCCGCCTTCACTGACGCCACCTCTCCTTCCGGGCTCCCTTCCATCGGTAATTATATTAAGAAGATCCTGCTGGTCAGTGACAACGATGCTTTTAACCGGCTGTATGAATTTATCGGCCAGGAGTCCTTTAATAAAGAACTGTGGGCAAAGGGCTACCCCGGGGTACAGGTCCTTCACCGGCTGGGAGTGACCGGAATTTCCCCCGAAAAAAACAGGTATACCAACGCCATTATCTTTCGCAGGGGTCGAAAAGTGATCTGGCAACAACCGATTCAATATAGCCCACTCAGCTTTTCCACCAGGAATGATAAAATGGGGAAGGCATATTATAATGAGGAGAAAAAATTGATACAGGCACCCATGGATGCCTCGCTGAAAAACAGGGTCAGCCTGTCGGATCTGCATAAAATTCTAAAAAGCATTATTTTCCCTGATCTTGTAACAAAATCTCAACGTTTCCGTTTAAAAGAGGACGACTATGGATTTTTATACCGCTGCATGTCAGCACAACCGGAAGAATCGGAGCGACCAACTTACGATCCTGCAGCATTTCATCATAACTATGTGAAATTTCTGTTGTTCGGTGCAGAGAAAAATAACCGTATCAGTGGTGATGTACGCAGCTTTAACAAACCTGGATGGGCTTATGGAACTTTAACAGACATTGCCTATATAGCAGACTTTAGCCACCAGGTAGAATTTATGTTATCTACAACTGTGTATGTAAACGATAATAACGGAATTTTGTCCGACGAAAATTACCAGTTTAAACAGATAGGCGAACCATTTATGCAGGCTTTGGGTGAGCTTATTTATAATTATGAACGCCAGCGGCAGCGGGCCTATAGCCCAGATCTGTCCAGGTTCACAATTGACTATTCCAAAAAGGCTTTTTAA
- a CDS encoding DUF4397 domain-containing protein: MVTSKRFGAVAALLAMVTGFTACLKTENTTPSRPVAAFVVINGISSAAKLDFYDNSTKIKDSVSTGFAGYNYQAYGGVHIFELKRYATGTTVVSTSAATYDSLNYYTLVAFGDSTSPVFYPIKDSEFNGANTANLNIRFWNLSSNIGPVDLYLNATKVDSNVTFSMSRPTTVFKALSTVTSATSITVKKAGTSTVVATNNSSTTQLSVSGVYTIFLTGNANVTTGSLAPYVGYIKSYY; the protein is encoded by the coding sequence ATGGTAACAAGTAAACGTTTCGGGGCAGTTGCGGCCCTTCTTGCAATGGTAACAGGGTTTACCGCATGTTTGAAAACTGAAAACACAACTCCTTCAAGACCCGTAGCAGCTTTCGTAGTGATCAACGGTATCAGCAGTGCTGCCAAACTGGATTTCTACGACAACTCTACCAAAATTAAGGACAGCGTCTCCACCGGCTTTGCAGGTTATAACTACCAGGCTTATGGCGGCGTACATATCTTTGAACTGAAAAGATATGCTACCGGCACTACTGTAGTATCTACCAGTGCTGCTACCTACGATTCACTGAACTACTACACCCTGGTGGCATTCGGTGATTCTACCTCACCGGTGTTCTATCCGATCAAGGATAGTGAATTCAATGGTGCAAATACAGCTAATCTGAATATCCGTTTCTGGAACTTATCTTCCAACATTGGCCCGGTTGACCTGTATCTGAACGCTACCAAGGTAGACAGCAATGTGACCTTCTCAATGTCCAGGCCAACGACTGTGTTCAAGGCCCTGAGCACTGTAACCAGCGCTACTTCCATCACCGTGAAGAAAGCTGGTACTTCTACAGTGGTAGCTACCAACAATTCTTCTACTACCCAGCTGTCTGTAAGTGGTGTATACACTATCTTCCTGACAGGCAATGCCAATGTCACCACTGGTTCCCTGGCACCTTATGTAGGTTATATCAAGAGTTATTATTAA